In the Nitrospirota bacterium genome, TCGGCTCAGGTCTATTTCGCCCTCTTTCTTAATCTCCCCGCCAGCCTCCTCAAGACGAGATGCAAGGTCAACGAGCTTTTCTATCCCTTTGAGTAATCCGCCGAAGCCCAACTTGACCACGCCAAGGTCAATATCCATACCTTCTTTTTTTTTCTTCTTTTCTTCAGCCATATCCACCCCTCACTGTTCAGTAGTACAACTTCATTTTCTTCCACTTCTTTTCCTGAGTTTTTTCGTCTTTCACTCTTTTCCTCAGCAGACTTCCTGTCATATAGCGGCCCGGTGCTCCCAGTTCTTTGTTTATCTCGTTCAACCTCTTTTGGATTGACGCCACTCGCTTCCGGAGAGAGGCGTCTTCCTTTTGTAGACGCTCTTTTTCCTTTTCGCGCATATACATGTCTATATGAGCGGTGCCTGCTGTCCTGGGTATGGAACGCCTGCCTCTACTGTGTGCGCCTTTCATATTCCTAAGACTGCTGATATCAGCAGTATTTATTGACCAGTTCATCCACCATCTCTTTAACTTTGTTCTGGTTCGTCTTTGAGCCTACCCTGCTCGTCTCAGAAGCAAGGATGTCCCTGCACATCTGGGTAAATGTCCCATTAGCACTGTCCGGTGTAAGGTTCTGAATCTTGAGTGCCCTTGCAATCATTACTGAGCCCCTGACCGTTGGCGCGAACTCGCATTTTCCCGACTCCCTCAGTCCCCTCACGATGTTGACTACCTTTTCGGAGTCCTCTTCGCCGAGGTTGGATTTCGCCTGTGTTATGGCAACCTCTGTGTCTTTGTCAAAGTGGTCAAGGTCTATGGTCACCATCCTGTCCCTGAGGGCGTCCTGGCTCCTGTATACACCTGCATACTCCTCGGGGTTGCTCGTAAAGATGGCAGTGAAGTTCGGGTCAACCTTTAGATGGGGTTCCTCTGACCGGCCGGCTGGCAAATCCAGCATCTTTTCGCCGAGAATTGAAAGTAAAACATTGTTTGCCTCCGGCCTTGAACGGGTGAACTCGTCATATATCAGGGTAAAGCCGTACCTGCATGCTACGGTCAGGCGGTTATCAACCCACCGCTTGACCATATCCTCTTCAAGCCTGAGCACTCTGGAAACATAACGGTCAACCACTTTTTTAAACCTGTAGCCGTACTCCCCGCCGACCAGATTGGAGGTAGTAAACTCCTCATCGCCATGAACCATCACCACCGGCCTGCCTATCTTACCTGCCACATGCATAGCCATAGTCGTCTTGCCTGTGCCGGATACCCCTCTGAAGTGAACAGGGAAACCTGCCTTTATATAGGTGAGTGCCCTGTTCGCAATGTCTTCTATATACGGGGTCTCAACGAAATCAGGCATGGCAATTGGCTCAAGCACAGTAGTCGTCTCATCTATCATTTTTCCCCCTATCGGAAACTTATCTGTGTCCCGCAATTCGGACAGTATTTATACTCGTTGATGTAGCGCCATGTTCTGCCACATACAGGGCATGCCACAGTGAGGGAATGACCGCAGTTGGGGCAGTGCTTGAGGTCTCCCCATGTTGTGGCTTCGCAGTCCGGACACTTGAATGCTCTGCTTATGCTTTCACCTTTTTTGTCAGCAGGATTATGCCCTACCACTGACTGCCTCTCTCTTTTCCTGCAGTGTGTGGACCATCTGCCTCCATGTATTTGCCATCTCACTGAACTCTGCTTTAAAGCCATTGAGCATACCCCTGACCTCATTTTCCCTTTCCCTCTGTCTTTCCTGAATGCCCTTCATGAACTCCTTGAATTCCTTCAACCTAACGGATTCCGCACTTGCTAGGTTGTCGGCAGTTTTCTTTTTTAAGTCTGTAATAAAATTCACCCTATCATTGAACGACGAAAGGATGTCTTTACTTAACCTTTTTATATCCGATGCCATGTTCATTTCATTTCCTCCATTTTAATTGTTAGTCTGATTTATCCTCTCCTCAACAGCAATCTCAATCTGTGCAGATGCAGTTACACCTCCTTTCCGAACTTCTATTTCCTCTGCCTGTTCTTTCCACCTTGTGCGAATGGTGTTCAACAGTCCCTTGAAGTCCTCTATGCGTGACCCCTGTCTTTTGGACAGAAGGCTTTGTAAGAAATCTGTCATCTCTTCATGCTCCTCTCTAAAATCCCTCAGCATTCCACTTATTTCCTCTTCCCTTTTCTTCTGTTTAGTGTAAATGTCCCGGAGCATTTCTTTAAAATCGCTTGCCCTTATTGCCCTTTTTTCTTCCAGTGCCCCTTTGAGTGCCGATACCATTCCCTTTTGTTCCTCCATGTAAGTTCTTAACATCTCCTTCACCTGTCTTTGTTTTTCTTCCTGTCCGGCAATGATGTCTTTCATCATGATGTCAAAATCTTTTTTCCTTAAAGATTCTCCTAAAGCGAGGGACTCCTTGAGCCTGATGCTCATCTCGTTTCTGTTGCTCCTGAACCCTTCAAGCATCCGATGGGTATTGTCTATGATTTCGCCTATCGCAGTGATTCTCTGCTCATATGAAGAAACAATTTCATGTGCAAACTTTTTCATGTCCTCGGCGATTCCCATAATCTACTCTCCTTTAGTCAAGGAATACTCCCGGCAGACCATGCTTTTTCAAGGACGCTCTGGCAGGAGTTTTCCGTGGCTGTTAAGCGGCTGCTGCCGTTGCAGTGAGTCCGATAGCCTCTGCGTACTTCAGGTATGTCTCTACCGAAGCCACAACCACCCTTGCCTCTACAGCCAGAAGCTCAATGCCTACCAGCGAGATTCTCACCCACGCATCGATAACCACTCCCTTGTCCAGTATCCGGTCAATGACTTCAGCCAGACTGGAAGATGCTATTGCCTTTTCTACTGCCATTTTCTTTCACCTCCTTTCATTTGGATTCTACTGACATGTAGCAACAATTATGCCGCCTCAGCCTTCACTAAAGTGCTGGAGTAACATCCATACACTAACAGGTCAATATCAAACAGGAATTCGTCAGTTGTGAGTTTTATACAAGATGCCGGAAAAAAGCAGAAGTCTGATGAAAGAAATCTACAAACTGTAAGGGCGGTTCTATAGCCTGTAAGTCTTCATCTTTGAATATAGTGTCATGCGGTCTATCCTGAGGAGCTTGGCGGCACGGGTCTTGTTATAGCCTGTCTGTGCCAGTGCCCTTTTGAGTGCTGATTTTTCCACTTCTTCAGAGACCTTTCTGACCATATCCTTAAGGGATAGACCCTCATAAAGCTTTTCACCTGAGTGAAACCTTTCGGTCCAAGAGAAATGAGGGGTAAGTGTTGCCTCCTTGATAAGGTTTGAATCCGCCATGAGCACTGCCCTCCTGATTGTATTTCTCAGTTCTCTCACATTGCCAGGCCAATGGTAGCTCAGGAGGCACTGCAATGCCGTCTCGGATATGCCTTCAACATTTTTGTTCAGTTCAGTGTTTGCCTCCTCAATTAAATGTTTGACCAGCAGGGGTATGTCATCTTTCCGCTCCCTGAGCGGTGGTAAGGTAATGTTAAACTCGTTAAGCCGATGATAGAGGTCTTCCCTGAAACTGCCCTTTTTAACTTCTTCGGAGAGGTCTTTGTTTGTAGCGGCAAACACCCGCACATCTATTTTTATCTCTTTTGTACTGCCTAGGTGCTGTACTTTTCGCTGTTGAAGCACACCGAGGAGTTTTGCCTGAAGAGGCAGTGGGAGGTTGCTTATCTCGTCCAGAAAGAGGCTTCCGCCGTTGGCTGATTCAAACCTTCCCTCCTTTTTTTCGTTGGCACCTGTAAAGGCGCCTTTTTCATAGCCAAAGAGCTCGCTTTCAACAAGGTTCTCAGGCAGTGTTCCGCAGTCCACGGTAACTAACGGCTTGTCGCATCTCAGGCTTTTTTGGTGTATCAGCCGGGTAACCAGCCCTTTACCGGTGCCGCTTTCGCCATGGAGGAACACAGTCATGTTCGTAGGTGCCACTATTTCGACCTGTTTCATGATTTCTTTTATCGCGTGGTTTTCACCATTGAAGGGCTGGGGGTCTATTTTTCCGTCAAACCTCCCTCTTAAATCCCTTGCCGTGGCAACAAGGAGCGCTTTTCTTATAGTGAGTACCAGTTCCTCGTTATTAAAAGGCTTGTTGATATAGTCAAATGCCCCTAATTTCATGGCTCGCACCGCTTCATTAACCCCTCCGTATGCCGTGAGCATGATAACACCAATGTGCCTGTCTATTTCCTTTATTTCTCTCAGGACTTCCATTCCGTTCATCCTCGGCAGTCTAATGTCCAGCAGAACTATGTCGGGCGAATAAGTCCTGAGTTTTTTAAGTGCCTTCCTGCCGTCATCTATGGCCACAGCCTCGTAACCTTCCGCCTGAAGAATGTTTGAAAGACTCCACTGTGTGTCCCTGTCGTCGTCCACTATCAGGATTTTGCTCATCGCCCAGTCCTTTCTTCCGTATGTAATGGAAGGCTGACCGTCACCTCGGTGCCATAGCCGGGTTTGCTCTCCACATAGAGACTTCCGCTGTGAAGCTCGATAATCTGCTTGGCAAGTGTTAGTCCCAGCCCTGTGCCGTCTTTTTTTGTGGTAAAAAAAGGGGTGAATATCTTTTTCAGATTGTTCTTGGGGATTCCACAGCCCGAATCCGCGAAACTTACCACAACCTCTGCGATTTTAGGGTCGTGATATGTAGTGATTGACAGCCTTCCGCCCCTGGGCACGGCGTCCATGGCATTCAGGATAAAATTCAGGAATGCCTCTTCAAGCAAGTTTTCATCCAGCAGGACCATGGGCAGTTTTCTGTGTAGTCTTTTGCTGAGTCGAATCCCCTGCTTCAAGCACCTCATCTTGACCAAATTATACGCCCTATGGACAACGCGATTTACAGAACACGGTACAAAGGCTGTCTCATGCGGCCTTGCAAGGTTGAGTAAGACATTAACGGTTCTGTTTGCCATCTCCGAGTTTTTCACTATGACCTTGAGGCTTTTCCTTACCGGTTCGTCAAGCTCGTATCTGTTAAGGCAGAACTGCGCCACTGCCTTGATGTTGCTGACAGGGTTTTTAATGTCATGGGCTATGCCTGCCTCCAGATACCTGATTCTAACCAGCCGCTCTGGATTCATCAGAGAGGTTGTGCCTTTAATGCGTTCTATTGTCTGGATGCCGTCTGCCATGGCATCAGGTGTTTTATGTTTTCCCACACGGGTACTCCTTGTTTTTAGATGCTACCATGTACCTTGACTCGTTGCAACTGATATTTGCATGGTTCTAATAAATACTATTAATAGTCGTGGACTGTATTTAAGGAGGGTCGGGAGCATACGGCATTTAATGCGGGTTTCATTCAAAAAGGAAAACTCCATAAAAGTCGTCTGCGCACGATGTAGTCAAAAAGCACCATCTCATTACAAAGACTTATCCCGATTTGGTAGAATATGAAAAATCGGGTTTATCGCCCTGAATAATTTCTTCTGACACTGATGCGAAGTATCCTTCACATAGACATGGATTCTTTTTTTTCGGCAGTTGAAGAAAGAAGACGACCTGAGCTCAAAGGCAAGCCTGTTGTCGTAGGTGGAAGTGGTGACCCATTTGCAAGGGGTGTAGTGTCCACAGCAAATTACGAGGCAAGGAAATACGGAATACATAGCGGGATGCCACTTAGAACTGCTTACAGGCTCTGCCCTCACGCAGTCTTTCTATCCGTGGATATAGAAGTGTATGCAGAGGCATCATCCATAGTTAAAAGAATCTTAAGGGAGTTCGGTCCTACGGTGGAGGATGTCGGGATTGACGAGGCATTCCTTGACATATCCGAAAGCAAAGAGCCATCCGAAGAAATCGCCAGAAGGATAAAAGAAAAAATCCTGAAAGAGACCTCCTTGACCTGTTCTATCGGCATAGGAATAAATAAGCTCATTGCAAAGATAGCTTCCGATATCCAAAAACCAGATGGACTTACCATAGTAGAGCCATCAAAAATAAATGAGTTTCTGAATCCCCTACCTGTTAGAAAGCTCTATGGCGTAGGGCCAAAGACAGAGGCATATCTTAATGGGCTTGGTATAGACACCATTGGACATCTCAGTGCCATGTCACTTGAAGAGCTCACAAAACACTTTGGCAACTCATACGGCACATACCTCCATGAGGCATCGAGAGGCATAGACGAAAGTCCTCTCATTACCGAATGGGAGCCAAGGTCGATGAGCAGGGAGCTGACATTTCAGAAAGACTCAGATAAATGGCAGACAATAGCAAAAACACTTGCAGAGCTAACACATGATGTTACAGAAGACCTAAAGTCAGCAGGATACCAGGCAAAGACAGTCACAGTCAAAATCAGATACAGCGATTTTAAGACCCAGACAAGGGCAAAGAGCCTCGATACAGCTACCGACTCCCTTGAGTCCCTAAGGAAGACCGCATTTGAGGCACTTGGAAGATTCGAGCTAAAGGGTAAAAAAATAAGACTTGTAGGCGTTAGGCTCAGTGGGCTTCAATAAAAATCCTTTTGATGAATTCTGGTAAAATACAGTTGATGCGCCTGTAGCTCAGCCTGGATAGAGCAACTGCCTTCTAAGCAGTGGGTCAGGGGTTCGAATCCCTTCAGGCGCGTTTTTCTCTTCACATTTTATTCTGACTGCTCTAAAGTGAAGTTACCCCTTCAGATAAGAATAGGTTATAATATTTAGGATGTCTCGCTGTTCGGTGGGCGTGGCTCAATGGTTAGAGCACTGGACTGTGGCTCCAGGTGTTGGGGGTTCGAGTCCCCTCGCCCACCCTTAAATTTTTAAATGCGCCTGTAGCTCAGTGGATTAGAGCAGAGGCCTCCGAAGCCTCAGGTCGCCCGTTCGAATCGGGTCAGGCGCGTAATCAGATTTGCGATAGTCAGTTAATGCATGGTAATGTAACATACATTAAGATGGGCCGTTAGCTCAGTTGGTAGAGCAGTTGACTCTTAATCAACGGGTCGCAGGTTCGAATCCTGCACGGCTCACTTACCCCTTATAAGCCTGAAATGTTTCTTGCTGAGGTCTATGCCGAAAATATCCTCTATCTTCTTTTTAAGTCTTTGTTTCATGTCCCTCGATGAAGGTTTATAATCCCTATTTGGCTCAAAGTCTTTCTGTGCCCTCAAAAGCCACTCTTTCATAATTGCAGGATGAGTGCCTCTAAATCTTCTCAAGATAGTCGGGTCGATGTCTCTGTATGAGATATTATACGGCTCCTTTCCCCAGTATTTATTGACGAGCCTGCTTTTTTCATTCATCTCATCTTCTCTTCTTACCCATCCATAGTGATACATATTTGCACCTGTGAGGGCTGAATATGGATAGCAACCCTTTTTATTACTCTGAAGCACAACAAAGAAAAGCCCATCAGGCGAATATGCTCTCAGGGTATTTCTTATAATTCTCGGTGCCCTTCTGTACCAGTGAGGGCTATCGATATATGTCCATGGGTCTGCATAAAAGTGGATATAGTCAAAAATGAGTGCCTCGACCTTTGGGTTATCGAGATGCCTTTTCATAGAGTCATAAATCCTTGAGATGTCATCCTCGTGCACAACCTCGTCTGCCTCTATGTAGAATGCCCAGTCCCCTGTGCAGTTATAGTGAGCAATTGTCTTTTGCTGTCCATAGACAAATCCCTTTGTGCTCATGTTTTCATTCCATGAGGATGTGATTATCCTGATTTTTGGGTCGCCTATGGATTCTATCAAACGGAGGGTATTATCCTCAGAAGGGCCTACATTGACAATAAACTCATCTACTATGGGAAGTATGGATTTGATTGACTCTATAGCAGGGTAGCCCAACTTTATGGCATTTCTTACGAATGTAAATCCACTTACCTTCAATCGACCTCCCCAAATACCTTACTCAGCCATTTTTCAGGGGACAGCCCTGAGTGCGGAATACGGCTTCTTAAAAACTTATATTTCAGCCTTCTTAACCCATTTAAAGCCCTGTCTGAACTTACAATCGGCATGAGCCTGCTTAATTTAAGATACAGCTTCAATTTTTCCTCTTTATATCTTAAAGCCTGCTCTTTGTCTTTGAGATATTGTGCCCAGCCAATTGTTCCAACAAGGCCTGAAGAACCAAATCTATCTGAAAGAAGAATATCTTCCAAAAACACCCTCAATGGGCCAATAAAGCCAAGCACATCATGAAAAGCAATTATTGCCCTGTCTTTAAGAAATCCCGAGAAAAGGTCAAAATCGGTCTTTGTGCCTTTATATGTGTGGTCTCCGTCTATCCATAAAAGCCTGATGTTTCTCTGCCAGTCCTTTGCAAGCTCATGTGAGAACATCTGATGAAACTCAACAACATTTTCAACACCTGTATTTTTAATATTTTTCTCAAACTCATCCCATGCTGATGCCTTACCTTTTAAATCAGGGTCTGTTATAGATGGAGAGGTCAGAGGGTCAACTGCTACAATCTTTTCCCCTTTTAATGCCTTTGCTAATATAACAGTAGATTTACCTTTAAAACTGCCTATCTCTAAGACAGAGCCTTCGGTTGTCGGGCATGCACCAAGAAGAAATAGAAATCTCATCTCCCTATCCGAAAGATAGCCCTCGATGCCCCTTGCGATATTCAGTGCATCATTGAGGGCATTATTAAAACCTTCAGGCAGTTTCATTTCTTTCTTTGTAACTCAAGGAGTTTTGCATACTTAAAAAATACTCCAACTGCCCTCGAAAGGGCAATCACAAATCCATCAAAACCATCGAGAAATCCGAGCTTCAATATATATATCTTGAGAAACATAAAAATTCCATCGATAAATGGAGTAAGAGGGTTTACTCTTTTGCCTTCTTTAAAAAGCTCTTCTGCCATGGCAGTTGTTCTGTTCTCTAAGACCCTGAGCATGTCAGAATATCTTCTGAAGCTATAATGCTCTATCGGTGTATTAAGTTTAGCAACCTTTCCTTCAGTAACCCATTTTTCATGAGTTATATTTTTAAATCTGCCGAGATTTTTTCTTACAAGTCTTACGGTCTCATCAGGCCACCAGTCGCAGTGTTTTATCCATTTTCCATGGAAAAAGTTTTTTCTCGGAAAACTATATGCATCCGAAAAGGGATTGGTCAGGATTTTTAATATTACTTCTTTTGTCTCAGACGGTATCCTTTCGTCTGCATCGATTATCAGCACCCAGTCATGTTTGCATTTGCTTACAGCACTGTTTTTCTGCGGTCCATAGCCCTTCCATTCCTCTATGAATGTTCTTGCTCCAAAGTCTTGAGCTATCTCAACCGTATTGTCAGTAGAGCCTGAGTCAACAACAACCACATCATCTGCAAAGGATACACTATTAAGACAGTCTGGAAGCATCTCCTCTTCGTTCTTTGTGATGATGGCTACTGAAAGTGGAGACTTAGACTCTTTCATCAGATGTCCCTGAAAGTCCTGTAAAAAGGGCAAACAGCATTCCTGTATGAACCTGAAGGATTTGTGTATCAGTCAGACTGCCTATGAGCAATGTAAGGGTGAAGGCAAGTATGGAAAATCCTGTAAGGGAACTGCGGTTTTGCCATCCGCTTTTAATCAGCAATGCAAATAGCCATACGAGGGTTATTATACCAGGGATGCCAAAACTTACAGCCATATAAAGAAAACTGTTATGGGGCTGGATGGGGTCTTCAGTAATAATTTTTTCAGCCAGCTGTCCGTTTATCCTCAGCTTCCTTATTTCTGACTGATACCCCCCTGTTCCAATGCCAAAGACAGGGTTTTTAAGATAAATCTTCAATGCACCTGTCCACATATAATACCTTCCTCCAATAGGTGTAAGGTCAGTGCTCTCAGTATAGGTTATTGTTCCGGTAACTGCTTCTATCAGGCGGTTCTGAGTTACAGGAGAAAGAAACAGTGCCCCTGTCATAAGTGCACTGACAATCAGGACATTCAATAGATGTCTTTTGCTCAAGATATTATACGCTACGAGGGGGCTGAGGAGGATGAATGCAAGATGACCGCTATCTGAAAACAACATGGAAAGTGCAAGGAAATTCAAGAGCATAAGACAGAGGCAGATCACCTTATCTCTTTTTTGTTTAGCCTCTTTAAAATAAAAAGAAAGAAGCAGGACGCTGAATGTAAGAAGAAGTGAAAAACTTATATGTGCCCATTTATTAAGAAGTCCTACTGAATAAGGAGGTCTCATTGGTATTGCCCCTGCAAGTTGCATTAAAAAAAGCAGGGCTGTAAATGAAACACCTCCTATGTATGCCTTCATGAGAGCATCTACCCTCAAAGAAGAAAAAGATAAAGATGCAATGGCAAAGGCAAAAAGCCAGTAATGACTTTTTCTTGCAAAGCTTAGCCCAGTTGTGACATCTTCCGTCCATAAAAGTCCTACCCACGGTAGTAACATCATGGCAATCACAGGAAGTGACCACCTCTGTTTAAGCCATGAACGGTTTTTGATAAACTTACCTGAAAAGACCCAGATAGCTAATGTGGTAAGCCCTACAATTACAGATGGTGATGTAGCAACAGGGATAAGAAAGAAAAGCCCGCAAAGGCTTAAAAACATAAGTCTTTCAGTGCTTTTTAATAATTCCATAGGGACTAAAGTATACTCCACTTTTTATTGTTTCTTCAAGTATCATGTCGTTTCTTTGAAGCGATTCCCTTGGATACGATGGATGCCAGAGGTGATAGCATATTGCCCTGAAAAGATGCTCCTTGCGTTTTATGCCGTAATTAAAAAGCCTCACGCCGAGTTCCGAGTCCTCCCTTCCCCAGCCGACGAACGCCTCGTTAAAGCCGTTTACGGCAAAGATATCGTCCCTGAAAAAGCCCATGTTACAACTCATAATGCCCTTGAGCTTTCTGTTTCTTCTTGCCGGGAAAAACGGCATGCGGAGGATATGATGGCTGTTGGATATGGAAAAACCGGCCGCAAGTTTAAGAAGCGCAGGGAGGGAATTGGCATCGCGCGCGGAAAACGCCCCGGATGCCTTCCTGCCCACGATGACCCTCTTGCCCTGCACAAAGCACCCCTTTTCGGCAAGTCTGATGTGGTCATAAACAAAGCGTCTGTCAGGGATACAATCATCATCGAGTATCACTATATATCCGCAGACCGATTTTTTTATTGCCTCGTTTCTAGTCTTTGCAGCCCTGCGCCCCTTGTCCTCATGCCACACATGAATTACAGGGAAAGATGCCTTTTCAGCAAAGCCCCTCACAACATCTTCTGTCTCTGCTCCTGAGCCATCGTCTGCAACTATGACCTCATCAGGCAGTGTTTTCTGAAAGGCAAGCCCCTCGAGAACCTTTTTAAGGTAAGAGGGGCGGTTATAAGTGGTGACTATTACCGATACCTTCAATATTTACCTTCGACAAGCTCTGCTGTAATAGAGCCGATCTTAACCTTTGATTTCAAGCGGATGGGAATCCTTTTTTCATCATCCGTAAGCCAGATTAAAATATCGCCCTCCCTCGAAAATATGCCTTCTGATTTCATCAATGGCATAATGACAATCGTATCGAATGTCCCTAATGAGGTCTTTATCTTTTCCTTTCTTAAGACAGAAACCTCGACATCCCATAGCTTTTTACTGTCAAAGATAGGCAGATATACGGATTTGCCTACCTCAAGTGGCAATTGCCTTAGATAGAAAAACCCGGACAGAGGGTCAAAAACCTTTCCTGAGATATTAAACTCCTTTTTTTCTCCGCTAAGGTGGTCAATATATGTGACCTTTCCTCCTTTATGGTCGAATATTACCTCTTTATCCCTTCTGTGTTTGCCTTCCT is a window encoding:
- a CDS encoding zinc ribbon domain-containing protein: MSRAFKCPDCEATTWGDLKHCPNCGHSLTVACPVCGRTWRYINEYKYCPNCGTQISFR
- the gvpN gene encoding gas vesicle protein GvpN is translated as MIDETTTVLEPIAMPDFVETPYIEDIANRALTYIKAGFPVHFRGVSGTGKTTMAMHVAGKIGRPVVMVHGDEEFTTSNLVGGEYGYRFKKVVDRYVSRVLRLEEDMVKRWVDNRLTVACRYGFTLIYDEFTRSRPEANNVLLSILGEKMLDLPAGRSEEPHLKVDPNFTAIFTSNPEEYAGVYRSQDALRDRMVTIDLDHFDKDTEVAITQAKSNLGEEDSEKVVNIVRGLRESGKCEFAPTVRGSVMIARALKIQNLTPDSANGTFTQMCRDILASETSRVGSKTNQNKVKEMVDELVNKYC
- a CDS encoding DUF3108 domain-containing protein, translated to MLNRYFIAIFSLLLFGNASAFSIPERLQYDLKWTGIKAGTAVLEIKKEDGNTISIISQATSAGWVSVFYRVQDRTESKVSAGSIMPLRYCIKLKEGKHRRDKEVIFDHKGGKVTYIDHLSGEKKEFNISGKVFDPLSGFFYLRQLPLEVGKSVYLPIFDSKKLWDVEVSVLRKEKIKTSLGTFDTIVIMPLMKSEGIFSREGDILIWLTDDEKRIPIRLKSKVKIGSITAELVEGKY
- a CDS encoding O-antigen ligase family protein, which gives rise to MELLKSTERLMFLSLCGLFFLIPVATSPSVIVGLTTLAIWVFSGKFIKNRSWLKQRWSLPVIAMMLLPWVGLLWTEDVTTGLSFARKSHYWLFAFAIASLSFSSLRVDALMKAYIGGVSFTALLFLMQLAGAIPMRPPYSVGLLNKWAHISFSLLLTFSVLLLSFYFKEAKQKRDKVICLCLMLLNFLALSMLFSDSGHLAFILLSPLVAYNILSKRHLLNVLIVSALMTGALFLSPVTQNRLIEAVTGTITYTESTDLTPIGGRYYMWTGALKIYLKNPVFGIGTGGYQSEIRKLRINGQLAEKIITEDPIQPHNSFLYMAVSFGIPGIITLVWLFALLIKSGWQNRSSLTGFSILAFTLTLLIGSLTDTQILQVHTGMLFALFTGLSGTSDERV
- a CDS encoding glycosyltransferase gives rise to the protein MKVSGFTFVRNAIKLGYPAIESIKSILPIVDEFIVNVGPSEDNTLRLIESIGDPKIRIITSSWNENMSTKGFVYGQQKTIAHYNCTGDWAFYIEADEVVHEDDISRIYDSMKRHLDNPKVEALIFDYIHFYADPWTYIDSPHWYRRAPRIIRNTLRAYSPDGLFFVVLQSNKKGCYPYSALTGANMYHYGWVRREDEMNEKSRLVNKYWGKEPYNISYRDIDPTILRRFRGTHPAIMKEWLLRAQKDFEPNRDYKPSSRDMKQRLKKKIEDIFGIDLSKKHFRLIRGK
- a CDS encoding class I SAM-dependent methyltransferase; amino-acid sequence: MKLPEGFNNALNDALNIARGIEGYLSDREMRFLFLLGACPTTEGSVLEIGSFKGKSTVILAKALKGEKIVAVDPLTSPSITDPDLKGKASAWDEFEKNIKNTGVENVVEFHQMFSHELAKDWQRNIRLLWIDGDHTYKGTKTDFDLFSGFLKDRAIIAFHDVLGFIGPLRVFLEDILLSDRFGSSGLVGTIGWAQYLKDKEQALRYKEEKLKLYLKLSRLMPIVSSDRALNGLRRLKYKFLRSRIPHSGLSPEKWLSKVFGEVD
- a CDS encoding sigma-54-dependent Fis family transcriptional regulator, with the protein product MSKILIVDDDRDTQWSLSNILQAEGYEAVAIDDGRKALKKLRTYSPDIVLLDIRLPRMNGMEVLREIKEIDRHIGVIMLTAYGGVNEAVRAMKLGAFDYINKPFNNEELVLTIRKALLVATARDLRGRFDGKIDPQPFNGENHAIKEIMKQVEIVAPTNMTVFLHGESGTGKGLVTRLIHQKSLRCDKPLVTVDCGTLPENLVESELFGYEKGAFTGANEKKEGRFESANGGSLFLDEISNLPLPLQAKLLGVLQQRKVQHLGSTKEIKIDVRVFAATNKDLSEEVKKGSFREDLYHRLNEFNITLPPLRERKDDIPLLVKHLIEEANTELNKNVEGISETALQCLLSYHWPGNVRELRNTIRRAVLMADSNLIKEATLTPHFSWTERFHSGEKLYEGLSLKDMVRKVSEEVEKSALKRALAQTGYNKTRAAKLLRIDRMTLYSKMKTYRL
- a CDS encoding glycosyltransferase family 2 protein, with the protein product MKESKSPLSVAIITKNEEEMLPDCLNSVSFADDVVVVDSGSTDNTVEIAQDFGARTFIEEWKGYGPQKNSAVSKCKHDWVLIIDADERIPSETKEVILKILTNPFSDAYSFPRKNFFHGKWIKHCDWWPDETVRLVRKNLGRFKNITHEKWVTEGKVAKLNTPIEHYSFRRYSDMLRVLENRTTAMAEELFKEGKRVNPLTPFIDGIFMFLKIYILKLGFLDGFDGFVIALSRAVGVFFKYAKLLELQRKK
- the gvpA gene encoding gas vesicle structural protein GvpA yields the protein MAVEKAIASSSLAEVIDRILDKGVVIDAWVRISLVGIELLAVEARVVVASVETYLKYAEAIGLTATAAAA
- a CDS encoding glycosyltransferase family 2 protein, which encodes MKVSVIVTTYNRPSYLKKVLEGLAFQKTLPDEVIVADDGSGAETEDVVRGFAEKASFPVIHVWHEDKGRRAAKTRNEAIKKSVCGYIVILDDDCIPDRRFVYDHIRLAEKGCFVQGKRVIVGRKASGAFSARDANSLPALLKLAAGFSISNSHHILRMPFFPARRNRKLKGIMSCNMGFFRDDIFAVNGFNEAFVGWGREDSELGVRLFNYGIKRKEHLFRAICYHLWHPSYPRESLQRNDMILEETIKSGVYFSPYGIIKKH
- the dinB gene encoding DNA polymerase IV, whose translation is MDSFFSAVEERRRPELKGKPVVVGGSGDPFARGVVSTANYEARKYGIHSGMPLRTAYRLCPHAVFLSVDIEVYAEASSIVKRILREFGPTVEDVGIDEAFLDISESKEPSEEIARRIKEKILKETSLTCSIGIGINKLIAKIASDIQKPDGLTIVEPSKINEFLNPLPVRKLYGVGPKTEAYLNGLGIDTIGHLSAMSLEELTKHFGNSYGTYLHEASRGIDESPLITEWEPRSMSRELTFQKDSDKWQTIAKTLAELTHDVTEDLKSAGYQAKTVTVKIRYSDFKTQTRAKSLDTATDSLESLRKTAFEALGRFELKGKKIRLVGVRLSGLQ